In Gadus morhua chromosome 2, gadMor3.0, whole genome shotgun sequence, a single window of DNA contains:
- the LOC115561705 gene encoding phosphoribosyl pyrophosphate synthase-associated protein 1 isoform X1 → MNVTKSGYRVFSANSTAACTELAKKITERLGVELGKSVVFQASNRETRVDVKESVRGQTIFIIQTIPRDVNTAIMELLVMAYALKTSCAKNIIGVIPYFPYSKQCKMRKRGSIVCKLLASMLAKAGLTHIITMDLHQKEVQGFFSFPVDNLRASPFLLQYIQEEIPDYRNAIIVAKSPSAAKRAQSYAERLRLGLAVMHGEAQCAESDMADGRHSPPCVRNPTGHPGLELPSGKQQAPFPGIELPMMMAKEKPPITVVGDVGGRIAIIVDDIIDDVEDFVAAAEILKERGAYKIYIMATHGLLSADAPRLIEESAIDEVVVTNTVPHEVQKLQCPKIKTVDVSMILAEAIRRINNGESMAYLFRNITVDD, encoded by the exons ATGAATGTTACCAAGAGCGGTTATCGTGTTTTCTCGGCAAACTCCACTGCCGCATGTACAGAACTGGCCAAGAAGATAACAGA GCGTCTGGGAGTCGAGTTGGGCAAGTCTGTCGTCTTTCAAGCATCGAATAGAG AGACAAGAGTGGATGTAAAAGAATCGGTCCGTGGACAGACAATCTTCATCATTCAGACCATACCACG AGATGTGAACACAGCCATTATGGAGCTGCTAGTGATGGCGTACGCCCTGAAGACGTCCTGCGCTAAGAACATCATCGGCGTCATCCCGTACTTCCCCTACAGCAAGCAGTgcaagatgaggaagaggggatCCATTGTGTGTAAACTCCTGGCCTCCATGTTGGCTAAAGCAG GTTTAACTCACATCATCACCATGGACCTGCACCAGAAAGAGGTCCAGGGATTCTTCAGCTTCCCGGTGGACAACCTGCGCGCCTCCCCCTTCCTGCTGCAGTACATCCAGGAAGAG ATTCCTGATTATCGAAACGCCATCATCGTGGCCAAGTCACCATCTGCAGCCAAACG AGCCCAGTCCTACGCTGAGAGGCTGCGTCTGGGCCTGGCCGTGATGCACGGGGAGGCCCAGTGCGCTGAGTCGGACATGGCCGATGGACGGCACTCGCCCCCCTGCGTACGCAACCCCACCGGACACCCGGGGCTGGAGCTTCCTT CAGGCAAACAGCAGGCTCCGTTCCCTGGCATAGAGCTCCCAA TGATGATGGCCAAGGAGAAGCCTCCAATCACTGTGGTCGGAGATGTCGGAGGACGCATCGCCATCATTGTG GATGACATCATTGACGACGTGGAGGACTTTGTCGCGGCGGCAGAGATCCTGAAGGAGCGTGGGGCGTATAAGATCTACATCATGGCCACCCACGGCCTGCTGTCTGCAGACGCCCCGCGCCTCATAGAGGAGTCCGCCATCGACGAG GTGGTGGTTACCAACACAGTGCCCCACGAGGTGCAGAAGCTCCAGTGTCCCAAGATCAAGACGGTGGACGTCAGCATGATCCTGGCCGAGGCCATCCGACGAATCAACAACGGAGAGTCCATGGCCTACCTGTTCCGCAACATCACCGTGGATGACTAG
- the LOC115561705 gene encoding phosphoribosyl pyrophosphate synthase-associated protein 1 isoform X2, which produces MNVTKSGYRVFSANSTAACTELAKKITERLGVELGKSVVFQASNRETRVDVKESVRGQTIFIIQTIPRDVNTAIMELLVMAYALKTSCAKNIIGVIPYFPYSKQCKMRKRGSIVCKLLASMLAKAGLTHIITMDLHQKEVQGFFSFPVDNLRASPFLLQYIQEEIPDYRNAIIVAKSPSAAKRAQSYAERLRLGLAVMHGEAQCAESDMADGRHSPPCVRNPTGHPGLELPLMMAKEKPPITVVGDVGGRIAIIVDDIIDDVEDFVAAAEILKERGAYKIYIMATHGLLSADAPRLIEESAIDEVVVTNTVPHEVQKLQCPKIKTVDVSMILAEAIRRINNGESMAYLFRNITVDD; this is translated from the exons ATGAATGTTACCAAGAGCGGTTATCGTGTTTTCTCGGCAAACTCCACTGCCGCATGTACAGAACTGGCCAAGAAGATAACAGA GCGTCTGGGAGTCGAGTTGGGCAAGTCTGTCGTCTTTCAAGCATCGAATAGAG AGACAAGAGTGGATGTAAAAGAATCGGTCCGTGGACAGACAATCTTCATCATTCAGACCATACCACG AGATGTGAACACAGCCATTATGGAGCTGCTAGTGATGGCGTACGCCCTGAAGACGTCCTGCGCTAAGAACATCATCGGCGTCATCCCGTACTTCCCCTACAGCAAGCAGTgcaagatgaggaagaggggatCCATTGTGTGTAAACTCCTGGCCTCCATGTTGGCTAAAGCAG GTTTAACTCACATCATCACCATGGACCTGCACCAGAAAGAGGTCCAGGGATTCTTCAGCTTCCCGGTGGACAACCTGCGCGCCTCCCCCTTCCTGCTGCAGTACATCCAGGAAGAG ATTCCTGATTATCGAAACGCCATCATCGTGGCCAAGTCACCATCTGCAGCCAAACG AGCCCAGTCCTACGCTGAGAGGCTGCGTCTGGGCCTGGCCGTGATGCACGGGGAGGCCCAGTGCGCTGAGTCGGACATGGCCGATGGACGGCACTCGCCCCCCTGCGTACGCAACCCCACCGGACACCCGGGGCTGGAGCTTCCTT TGATGATGGCCAAGGAGAAGCCTCCAATCACTGTGGTCGGAGATGTCGGAGGACGCATCGCCATCATTGTG GATGACATCATTGACGACGTGGAGGACTTTGTCGCGGCGGCAGAGATCCTGAAGGAGCGTGGGGCGTATAAGATCTACATCATGGCCACCCACGGCCTGCTGTCTGCAGACGCCCCGCGCCTCATAGAGGAGTCCGCCATCGACGAG GTGGTGGTTACCAACACAGTGCCCCACGAGGTGCAGAAGCTCCAGTGTCCCAAGATCAAGACGGTGGACGTCAGCATGATCCTGGCCGAGGCCATCCGACGAATCAACAACGGAGAGTCCATGGCCTACCTGTTCCGCAACATCACCGTGGATGACTAG
- the LOC115561727 gene encoding ras-related protein Rap-2a-like — MSVEEKVKMSVEPKEKQSVELKEKTSVEVTGKTSVEPKEKTLVEVKEKISAGVTEKVSVEAREKTEVRLVFLGAAGVGKTALIQRYLRDTFEPKHRRTVEEMHCRQYQVGGATVTVEILDTSGSYSFPAMRRLSIQHSDAFALVYAVDDPESLEVVKRLQAEILAVKEDRFTPIVVVGNKIDRRGERRVSSEDALATVELNWNHSMLEASAKDDANVVEVFRELLQHARLPSRLSPVHHRRRRETFPKGVGDRPPKGTAHNCSVS; from the coding sequence ATGTCTGTGGAGGAAAAGGTGAAGATGTCTGTGGAGCCGAAGGAGAAACAATCTGTGGAGCTGAAGGAGAAAACATCGGTGGAGGTGACGGGGAAAACATCTGTGGAGCCGAAGGAGAAAACACTtgtggaggtgaaggagaagaTATCGGCGGGCGTGACGGAGAAAGTGTCTGTGGAGGCGAGGGAGAAGACGGAGGTGCGCCTGGTGTTCCTCGGCGCGGCCGGCGTGGGCAAGACGGCGCTCATCCAGCGCTACCTGCGGGACACCTTCGAGCCCAAGCACCGCCGCACCGTGGAGGAGATGCACTGCCGCCAGTACCAGGTGGGCGGAGCCACTGTCACCGTGGAGATCCTGGACACCAGCGGCAGCTACTCCTTCCCCGCCATGCGCCGGCTCTCCATCCAGCACAGCGACGCCTTCGCGCTGGTCTACGCCGTGGACGACCCCGAGTCCCTGGAGGTGGTGAAGCGGCTGCAGGCGGAGATCCTGGCCGTGAAGGAGGACAGGTTCACGCCCATCGTGGTGGTGGGCAACAAGATCGACCGGCGCGGCGAGCGCCGGGTGTCCAGCGAGGACGCGCTGGCCACCGTGGAGCTCAACTGGAACCACAGCATGCTGGAGGCGTCGGCCAAGGACGACGCCAACGTGGTGGAGGTGTTCCGGGAGCTGCTGCAGCACGCCCGCCTGCCCAGCCGGCTGAGCCCCGTGCACCACAGACGCCGCCGCGAGACCTTCCCCAAGGGCGTCGGCGATCGCCCCCCCAAGGGCACCGCCCACAACTGCAGCGTCTCCTAA